A genome region from Deltaproteobacteria bacterium HGW-Deltaproteobacteria-2 includes the following:
- a CDS encoding XRE family transcriptional regulator, which translates to MKTKLIQAVALTIRHFRKSCDMSQEDLAYKAGLDRTYISGIERGVRNITLDSLEKIIDALSVDAQTFFAHVTKLAND; encoded by the coding sequence ATGAAAACAAAACTAATTCAAGCTGTGGCTTTGACGATTCGTCATTTCCGTAAATCCTGTGACATGAGTCAGGAAGATCTCGCCTATAAGGCTGGACTGGATAGGACTTATATATCTGGCATTGAACGCGGGGTGCGAAACATCACTTTAGATTCGCTGGAGAAAATAATCGATGCATTAAGCGTTGATGCTCAGACATTTTTTGCTCATGTTACAAAATTAGCGAATGACTGA
- a CDS encoding Alw26I/Eco31I/Esp3I family type II restriction endonuclease — translation MKMIVSHHNYAGMPNAKAADGRINWQVSSGKTTSFYKDYLARKAWWVQKADQLRLPGRNDENDRFTLAARIIHPTGYRVCRLCGESFNVGYFYINHTFAHRLNKDFPALDITKGQSIDDFLLQLEKIMSDVSIMEYFCSLFPERRKFFKKYGMTKEAFEKSSYIRSYMLSPGFMGNPPDRLDGFHDYHNTCRKKNDPGRFDDNMRGYNHDRRSFEWWAEGNWALADALYNKAGLGTCSFPGCGKILEKVSPDHVGPLACGFKQLPLFVPTCQNHNSAKNRRFSIRDVYKLLEYENLTQQSVASWQVRAHWDCYKTIVSDDNQTKALSNSLRSLQDMYLRTLWEVRKTGQVRFLITLLKPEYALEEFEFTALDPGNLTFANVKTQKKITKLRKSLAARIVRIAFEALAEYASKPIERRNMVRSDFQENERIIREAVKQIAGNTCHEDQAWRNAMRESLTPEQKEKNIALLLVSHKVPQNEKDITAKQILQTVFDTIGKSAAVDFSRYELIPDEI, via the coding sequence ATGAAAATGATCGTATCTCATCATAACTATGCGGGGATGCCGAACGCTAAAGCTGCTGATGGAAGAATAAACTGGCAAGTAAGTTCAGGGAAGACGACCTCATTTTACAAGGATTATCTTGCACGTAAAGCATGGTGGGTGCAAAAGGCTGATCAATTAAGATTGCCAGGGCGTAACGATGAAAACGACCGATTTACATTGGCAGCGAGAATTATTCACCCAACAGGTTATCGTGTATGTCGACTTTGCGGAGAAAGTTTCAATGTTGGTTATTTTTACATTAATCACACCTTTGCACATCGCCTGAATAAAGATTTTCCAGCACTTGATATTACTAAAGGACAGTCAATTGATGATTTTCTTCTTCAATTAGAGAAAATAATGTCAGATGTTTCAATTATGGAATATTTTTGCTCATTATTTCCAGAACGAAGGAAATTCTTCAAAAAATATGGAATGACTAAGGAGGCATTTGAAAAAAGCAGCTATATCCGATCATATATGCTTTCTCCGGGATTTATGGGGAATCCCCCAGATCGCCTAGATGGATTTCATGATTATCACAACACTTGTCGGAAAAAGAATGATCCAGGACGATTTGATGATAACATGCGCGGATATAATCACGATCGTCGCAGTTTTGAATGGTGGGCTGAAGGAAATTGGGCATTGGCTGATGCTTTATATAACAAAGCTGGTCTAGGCACATGTTCCTTCCCAGGTTGTGGAAAGATACTTGAAAAAGTAAGTCCTGATCACGTTGGGCCCCTGGCATGTGGTTTCAAACAGCTTCCCTTATTCGTGCCCACTTGCCAAAACCATAATTCCGCTAAGAATCGGCGATTTAGTATACGCGATGTTTATAAATTGCTTGAGTACGAAAATTTGACGCAACAGAGCGTAGCTTCCTGGCAAGTAAGAGCACATTGGGATTGTTACAAGACTATTGTCTCCGACGACAATCAAACCAAGGCATTGAGCAATTCTCTTCGTTCACTGCAAGACATGTATTTGAGGACTCTTTGGGAAGTACGTAAGACCGGGCAAGTGCGTTTTTTGATTACTTTATTGAAGCCAGAATATGCCCTAGAAGAATTTGAGTTCACCGCACTTGATCCGGGAAATCTGACCTTTGCTAACGTTAAAACACAAAAAAAAATAACCAAGCTACGCAAAAGCTTGGCAGCAAGAATAGTCAGAATTGCATTCGAAGCATTAGCTGAATATGCATCGAAACCTATTGAGCGCCGTAATATGGTTCGATCAGACTTTCAAGAGAATGAAAGAATAATCCGAGAAGCAGTCAAGCAGATTGCCGGTAATACTTGCCATGAAGATCAAGCTTGGCGAAATGCAATGCGTGAGTCTTTAACTCCAGAACAAAAAGAGAAAAATATCGCATTGCTCTTAGTTTCTCACAAGGTGCCCCAAAATGAAAAAGACATAACAGCAAAACAAATATTACAAACCGTTTTTGATACAATTGGAAAATCGGCCGCAGTTGATTTCAGTAGATATGAATTAATTCCAGATGAAATTTAG
- a CDS encoding 4Fe-4S ferredoxin: MSEDIFRRLQQRLDMYSSGFPATETGIEITILKKLFNQKDAEMFLNMSPMLEEPGLVAQRLGSPIEEVAGHLEDMAKRGLLFRLRKGDSVKYGATAFIIGLYEFQVKRLDRELEDLMEQYFDQRLNQSIAEADGLLLRTVPVEKSIVPEHHVAAFDDAVAIIKNKDIIAVSECICRKGKKIRGKGCDKPIENCFSFGSFARFYIENKMGRQVDVEEAVEILRKAQEAGLVTQPSTAQNPGGMCNCCGDCCGILLAVKKFPKPAELVFSNYQTVINGENCTGCEICLDRCQMEAIIINKDGVAQVDLDRCIGCGLCVTTCPSEAMGLIPKPDAKRRIPPKTGGEQMMQIAKNRGVM; encoded by the coding sequence ATGTCAGAAGATATTTTTCGCAGATTACAGCAAAGGCTTGATATGTATTCCTCGGGATTTCCCGCGACAGAAACGGGAATTGAAATAACTATATTGAAAAAGTTGTTCAATCAAAAAGACGCGGAGATGTTTCTCAACATGTCGCCTATGTTGGAAGAGCCGGGATTAGTTGCGCAGCGGCTGGGAAGTCCGATTGAAGAAGTAGCCGGTCATTTGGAAGACATGGCGAAGCGCGGCCTTCTTTTCAGGCTTAGAAAAGGGGATTCGGTCAAATACGGGGCAACTGCCTTCATAATTGGTCTGTACGAGTTTCAGGTCAAACGTCTTGATCGCGAACTGGAAGATCTGATGGAGCAGTATTTTGACCAGAGATTAAATCAATCCATAGCGGAGGCTGACGGGCTTTTACTCCGCACCGTCCCTGTAGAGAAATCGATTGTACCTGAACACCACGTGGCTGCATTCGATGACGCGGTTGCGATCATTAAGAATAAGGATATTATCGCTGTATCCGAATGCATTTGCCGGAAGGGGAAAAAAATCAGGGGCAAAGGTTGCGATAAACCCATCGAAAACTGTTTTTCGTTCGGGTCTTTTGCGCGGTTTTATATAGAAAACAAAATGGGAAGACAAGTGGATGTTGAAGAAGCAGTCGAAATATTAAGAAAAGCACAAGAAGCGGGGCTTGTAACTCAGCCCAGCACCGCCCAGAACCCTGGCGGGATGTGCAACTGCTGTGGCGACTGCTGTGGTATTCTCTTGGCGGTGAAAAAATTTCCCAAACCGGCAGAACTCGTATTTTCTAATTACCAAACTGTGATAAACGGGGAAAACTGCACCGGCTGTGAAATATGCCTGGATCGGTGCCAGATGGAGGCGATTATCATTAATAAAGACGGTGTTGCACAAGTCGACCTTGACCGTTGCATAGGCTGTGGTCTGTGTGTTACTACATGTCCATCAGAGGCGATGGGACTCATTCCAAAGCCCGATGCTAAAAGGCGAATACCACCAAAGACAGGCGGCGAACAGATGATGCAGATCGCGAAAAACAGGGGAGTGATGTAA
- a CDS encoding ZIP family zinc transporter: MTTQVLLYAFLTGFSLILGVILGTTFKFSQRIIAAIMAFGSGVLICALTFGLMDEAFKHGGFDAIIIGFLLGGLVFIFGDFLIHRYGGRNHKRKKHFTTIKETNGKAIVLGALLDGIPESVALGVSLLSKNGIGFLMLVAIFMSNLPESISSINDLQKEGLSKKQIYLSWSIVSICVALSVVLSFLFLQKLDLNTLGIIESFASGAILAMLADSMMPEAYEEGGYLIGILTILGFLTAFILSKY, encoded by the coding sequence ATGACAACACAAGTTTTATTATATGCATTTCTAACCGGTTTTTCTTTAATCCTTGGTGTAATACTAGGCACCACTTTTAAATTCAGCCAGAGAATTATTGCGGCAATAATGGCCTTTGGATCAGGTGTTCTCATCTGTGCTTTAACTTTCGGGCTCATGGACGAAGCGTTTAAACATGGAGGGTTTGATGCCATAATCATAGGGTTCTTATTAGGCGGTCTGGTTTTTATATTCGGGGATTTTCTGATCCACAGATATGGCGGAAGAAACCATAAAAGAAAGAAGCATTTTACAACCATAAAAGAAACAAACGGGAAGGCAATTGTATTAGGCGCTCTTCTTGACGGGATTCCGGAATCAGTGGCTTTGGGCGTATCTCTTCTGAGTAAAAATGGAATTGGATTCTTAATGCTCGTTGCAATATTTATGTCCAACCTCCCCGAGAGCATATCATCCATCAACGATTTGCAAAAAGAGGGTTTATCCAAAAAGCAGATATATCTGTCATGGTCAATAGTAAGCATATGTGTTGCATTGAGTGTTGTTTTAAGTTTCCTGTTCCTGCAAAAGCTGGATTTAAATACTCTCGGCATAATCGAGTCTTTTGCATCAGGGGCAATCCTGGCAATGCTTGCAGATAGTATGATGCCTGAAGCTTATGAAGAAGGCGGATATCTTATCGGGATTTTAACCATCCTGGGATTTTTAACCGCTTTTATTCTTTCAAAATATTAG